One part of the Eptesicus fuscus isolate TK198812 chromosome 20, DD_ASM_mEF_20220401, whole genome shotgun sequence genome encodes these proteins:
- the RAI1 gene encoding retinoic acid-induced protein 1: protein MQSFRERCGFHGKQQSYQQTSQETPRLEDYRPPSQAGLSCDRQRLLAKDYYSPQPYPGYEGGAGAAAGAARGGKGLPAQQVLQGRSALSGYGIQDSSPYPGRYAGEERLQAWGAPQPPAPQPQPLSGGVGKYDENLMKKTAVPPGRPYPEQGAQLPFRTQALHAQPQPPLAYPKLQRQKLQNDIASPLPFPPGGHFVQQSPSFPTSSTYSPAGQGSGQGTHSYKSCTVPPAQPHDRPLAASTSLAPGQGAQNLHAYQPGRLGYNQQKPPPQQALQSRHHAQETLHYQNLAKYQHYGQQGPGYCQPEAALRTPEQYYQTFSPSASHSPARSMGRSPSYSSTPSPLMPNLENFPYNQQPLSTGAFPAGVADHSHFMPLLNPSPTDAASSVDTQASNCKPLPKDKLPESLLSDLSLQSLTALTSQVASISSTVQQLLLSRAAPHRKAAKSLASRTPEQHRSQHCSPEGSGYSAEQVGTPLSEPPSGTPQSSHAEPPEADYLSGSEDPLERGFLYCGQARGSPARVSSSAKAKPESVSTCSVTSPDDMSTKSDDSFHSLHGSLPLDSFSKFVAGEQDCPRLLLSALAQEDLASEILGLQEAIGEKADKAWAPLPGLAKDASKPFSLESHGACLDSMAKSAWPRPGEPEPVPEALQLDKGGNAKDFSPGLFDDPSVGVVTPDPKKTTGPLSFGPGPSLGAAPSDPAAAFDCFPDTAATGSADSANPFSWPEENLGDACPRWGLHPSELPKALEQGGKASDGVGKESAHEASACLGFREEEPGEKATVPQDAKQEEAGGVKEEAGGLLQCPEVGKADAWLGDGRHCCAATDFGDLPLLPAPGRKEDLEAEEEYSSLCELLGSPGQRPSVQDPLSPKAPLMCTKEEVEEVLDPKAGWGSPCHLSGESVLLLGPTVGAESKVQSWFESSLSHMKPGEEGPDVALARGDPAALAPEASLVQKPNKPAVPEAPAAKREPVPRGKSLRSRRVHRGLPEAEDSPCRAPVLPKDFLLPESCTGPPQGQMEGAGAPGRGASEGLPRMCTRSFTALSEPRTPGPPGLITTPAPPDKLGGKQRAAFKSGKRVGKPSPKAASSPSNPAALPVASDSSPLGSKTKETDSPSTPGRDQRSMILRSRSKTQEVFACKRRPSESRVPGCRAAKRLLANSHLSATFKVSGNSQKEGRASQRARAPKPTAGGKLSDRPLHALKRKSAFMAPVPTKRRNLALRSSSGDAGGGRGDMKEEQAEDSPTLFKRMSSPKKAKPAKGTGELTPKPPPPEAPDTCPELASRAACQGAVKTKVLPPRKGRGLKLEAIVQKITSPSLKRSACRAPGAAPGSPLSPPLPEKDPGLRGARGGPGGAGGLLSVGAGQKLLAASGADPFCRNPANRSLKGKLINSKKLSSTDCFKAEDFTSPEALPLRRTVLAPKKRSRKGRAGALGLPKGPPEKQPHAGPALLLTPRDRAGSMQGGSEDSPGGGSKKPKAEELGLAPQPPESRSCQPRMSAQKQPGHANCSNYSKRKRLTRGRAKNTSSSPCKGRAKRRRQQQQVLPLDPAEPEIRLKYISSCKRLRADSRTPAFSPFVRVEKRDAFTTVCTVVNSPGEEPTPHRKPASSASSSSSSSSLDAAGASLATLPGGSAPQPRPSLPLSSTMRLGPVVAKALSTSCLVCCLCQNPANFKDLGDLCGPYYPEHCLPKKKPKLKEKVRPEGTCEEASLPLERTLKGLECAAAAAASKAPRPDGSADPAKQGSLRTSARGLSRRLQSCYCCDGRGDGSEEAAPVADKTRKHECSKEAPAEPGGDTQEHWVHEACAVWTGGVYLVAGKLFGLQEAMKVALDMTCSSCQEAGATIGCCHKGCVHTYHYPCASDAGCTFTEDNFSLKCPKHKRLPL from the exons ATGCAGTCTTTCCGAGAAAGGTGCGGTTTCCATGGCAAACAGCAGAGCTACCAGCAGACCTCACAGGAGACACCACGCCTGGAGGACTACCGGCCGCCGAGCCAGGCCGGGCTGAGCTGTGACCGGCAGAGGCTGCTAGCCAAGGACTATTACAGCCCGCAGCCGTACCCGGGCTACGAGGGCGGAGCTGGCGCAGCTGCCGGTGCTGCCCGCGGAGGCAAGGGCCTGCCTGCACAGCaggtcctgcaggggaggtctGCCCTCTCTGGCTACGGCATCCAGGACAGCAGCCCGTACCCGGGCCGCTATGCGGGCGAGGAAAGGCTGCAGGCCTGGGGGGCCCCCCAGCCGCCAGCCCCCCAGCCGCAGCCCCTGTCAGGGGGGGTGGGCAAATACGATGAGAACTTGATGAAAAAGACAGCGGTGCCCCCGGGCAGGCCGTACCCGGAGCAGGGCGCCCAGCTGCCCTTCCGGACTCAGGCCCTGCACGCACAGCCCCAGCCGCCCCTGGCCTACCCCAAGCTCCAGAGGCAGAAACTGCAGAACGACATCGCCTCGCCACTGCCCTTCCCCCCGGGCGGCCACTTCGTCCAGCAGtcgccctccttccccacctcctccacctacTCTCCCGCCGGccagggcagcgggcaggggACCCACTCCTATAAGAGCTGTACAGTGCCGCCCGCCCAGCCCCACGATCGGCcgctggctgccagcaccagcctggCCCCGGGGCAGGGGGCCCAGAACCTGCACGCCTATCAGCCCGGCCGCCTCGGCTACAACCAGCAGAAGCCGCCGCCACAGCAAGCCCTTCAGAGCCGACACCACGCTCAGGAAACCCTCCATTACCAAAACCTTGCCAAGTACCAACACTATGGGCAGCAAGGTCCGGGCTACTGCCAGCCAGAGGCGGCCCTCAGGACCCCGGAGCAGTACTACCAGACCTTCAGCCCCAGCGCCAGCCACTCGCCCGCACGCTCCATGGGCCGCTCACCCTCCTACAGCTCCACCCCGTCACCGCTGATGCCAAACCTTGAGAACTTCCCCTATAACCAGCAGCCGCTCAGCACCGGGGCCTTCCCCGCAGGCGTCGCCGACCACAGCCACTTCATGCCCCTGCTCAACCCCTCCCCGACGGACGCCGCCAGCTCCGTGGACACCCAGGCCAGCAACTGCAAGCCGCTGCCGAAGGACAAGCTCCCCGAGAGCCTGCTGTCGGACCTCAGCCTGCAGAGCCTCACGGCCCTGACCTCGCAGGTGGCCAGCATCTCCAGCACcgtccagcagctgctgctctccaGGGCCGCGCCGCACAGGAAGGCCGCCAAGAGCCTGGCGTCCCGGACGCCCGAGCAGCACCGGAGCCAGCACTGCAGCCCCGAAGGCAGCGGCTACTCGGCCGAGCAGGTGGGCACGCCGCTGTCGGAGCCACCGAGCGGCACGCCGCAGTCCAGCCACGCGGAGCCGCCCGAGGCCGACTACCTGAGCGGCTCTGAGGACCCGCTGGAGCGCGGCTTCCTGTACTGCGGCCAGGCCCGCGGCAGCCCCGCCAGGGTCAGCAGCAGCGCCAAGGCCAAGCCCGAGTCCGTGTCCACCTGCTCCGTGACCTCACCTGACGACATGTCCACCAAGTCGGATGACTCCTTCCACAGCCTGCACGGCAGCTTGCCGCTCGACAGCTTCTCCAAGTTCGTGGCGGGCGAGCAGGACTGCCCGCGGCTGCTGCTCAGCGCCCTGGCGCAGGAGGACCTGGCCTCCGAgatcctggggctgcaggaggccatCGGCGAGAAGGCCGACAAGGCGTGGGCCCCGCTGCCCGGCCTCGCCAAGGATGCCAGCAAGCCCTTCTCGCTGGAGAGCCACGGCGCCTGCCTGGACTCCATGGCCAAGAGCGCGTGGCCACGGCCAGGGGAGCCCGAGCCCGTGCCCGAGGCCTTACAGCTGGACAAGGGTGGCAACGCCAAGGACTTCAGCCCGGGGCTGTTTGATGACCCTTCTGTGGGTGTTGTCACCCCGGACCCCAAGAAGACAACCGGCCCCCTCTCCTTTGGCCCCGGGCCCAGCCTCGGGGCTGCCCCCTCAGACCCCGCAGCAGCCTTTGACTGCTTCCCTGATACAGCCGCCACCGGCTCCGCGGACAGCGCCAACCCCTTCTCCTGGCCCGAGGAGAACCTGGGGGACGCTTGTCCCCGGTGGGGGCTGCACCCCAGCGAGCTCCCCAAGGCTCTGGAGCAGGGCGGGAAGGCCTCGGATGGCGTCGGCAAGGAGAGTGCCCACGAGGCCTCAGCCTGCCTGGGCTTCCGGGAGGAGGAGCCCGGAGAGAAGGCCACGGTGCCCCAGGACGCCAAGCAGGAGGAGGCGGGCGGGGTGAAGGAGGAGGCGGGCGGGCTGCTGCAGTGCCCGGAGGTCGGCAAAGCCGACGCGTGGCTGGGGGACGGCCGGCACTGCTGCGCTGCCACCGACTTCGGGGACCTGCCGCTGCTGCCGGCCCCGGGCAGGAAGGAGGACCTGGAGGCCGAGGAGGAGTACTCGTCCCTGTGTGAGCTCCTGGGCAGCCCCGGGCAGAGGCCCAGCGTGCAGGACCCACTGTCGCCGAAGGCCCCGCTGATGTGCACcaaggaggaagtggaggaggtcCTGGACCCCAAGGCCGGCTGGGGCTCCCCATGCCACCTCTCCGGAGAGTCTGTCCTCCTGCTGGGTCCCACCGTGGGCGCCGAGTCGAAGGTCCAGAGCTGGTTTGAATCCTCCTTGTCCCACATGAAGCCCGGGGAAGAAGGGCCCGATGTGGCGTTGGCTCGGGGGGATCCTGCCGCGCTGGCCCCCGAGGCCTCCTTGGTCCAGAAGCCGAACAAGCCCGCTGTCCCCGAGGCGCCCGCTGCTAAGAGAGAGCCCGTGCCACGGGGCAAGAGCTTGCGGAGCCGGCGGGTGCATCGGGGGCTCCCCGAGGCCGAGGACTCCCCGTGCAGGGCGCCAGTTCTGCCCAAAGACTTCCTGCTTCCAGAATCCTGCACAGGGCCCCCCCAGGGACAGATGGAAGGGGCAGGGGCCCCAGGCCGGGGGGCCTCGGAAGGGCTCCCCAGGATGTGCACCCGCTCCTTCACAGCCCTGAGTGAGCCCCgcacacctgggcccccaggactgatcaccacccctgcccccccagaCAAACTGGGGGGCAAGCAGCGAGCTGCCTTCAAGTCTGGCAAGCGGGTAGGGAAGCCCTCCCCCAAGGCGGCGTCCAGCCCCAGCAACCCGGCGGCCCTGCCAGTCGCCTCCGACAGCAGCCCCCTGGGCTCCAAGACCAAGGAGACGGACTCTCCCAGCACGCCCGGCAGAGACCAGCGCTCCATGATCCTGCGGTCCCGCAGCAAGACCCAGGAGGTCTTCGCCTGCAAGCGGCGGCCCTCGGAGAGCCGGGTCCCCGGCTGCCGTGCCGCCAAGAGGCTCCTTGCCAACAGCCACCTGTCTGCCACCTTCAAGGTCTCTGGCAACTCCCAGAAGgagggccgggccagccagcGTGCGAGGGCCCCCAAGCCCACTGCAGGCGGCAAGCTCTCTGACCGGCCCCTCCACGCACTCAAAAGGAAGTCGGCCTTCATGGCGCCAGTCCCCACCAAGAGGCGGAACCTGGCCTTACGGAGCAGCAGCGGCGATGCCGGTGGCGGCCGGGGGGACATGAAGGAGGAACAGGCTGAGGACTCCCCCACCCTCTTCAAAAGGATGTCTTCTCCCAAGAAAGCCAAGCCCGCCAAGGGCACTGGTGAGCTCACCCCGAAGCCCCCGCCTCCGGAGGCCCCCGACACCTGTCCGGAGCTGGCCTCGCGGGCCGCCTGCCAGGGGGCCGTGAAGACCAAGGTGCTGCCGCCCCGGAAGGGCCGGGGCCTGAAGCTGGAGGCCATCGTGCAGAAGATCACCTCGCCCAGCCTGAAAAGGTCGGCGTGCAGAGCGCCCGGGGCCGCCCCCGGCAGCCCCCTGAGCCCGCCCCTCCCTGAGAAGGACCCTGGGCTCAGGGGGGCCCGGGGCGGcccggggggggcgggaggtCTCCTGAGTGTGGGCGCCGGGCAGAAGCTCCTGGCAGCTTCGGGGGCCGACCCGTTTTGCAGAAATCCAGCCAACAGATCCTTAAAAGGCAAACTCATAAATAGTAAGAAACTGTCCTCGACGGACTGTTTCAAAGCCGAGGACTTCACGTCCCCAGAGGCCCTGCCCCTTAGGAGGACTGTCCTGGCGCCGAAGAAAAGAAGCAggaaaggcagggctggagccCTGGGACTCCCCAAAGGGCCCCCGGAGAAGCAGCCCCATGCAGGCCCTGCTCTGCTCTTGACTCCCCGAGACAGGGCCGGCAGCATGCAGGGTGGCAGTGAGGACAGCCCCGGTGGAGGAAGCAAGAAGCCAAAGGCGGAGGAGCTGGgcctggccccccagccccctgagAGCAGGTCCTGCCAGCCCCGGATGAGCGCGCAGAAGCAGCCGGGCCACGCCAACTGCAGCAACTATTCCAAGCGAAAGCGCCTCACTCGGGGCCGCGCCAAGAATACCAGCTCCTCACCCTGTAAGGGGCGTGCcaagcggcggcggcagcagcagcaggtgctgCCCCTGGATCCCGCAGAGCCTGAAATCCGCCTCAAGTACATTTCCTCCTGCAAGCGGCTGCGGGCAGACAGCCGCACCCCGGCCTTCTCGCCTTTCGTGCGGGTTGAGAAGCGAGATGCGTTCACCACTGTATGCACTGTTGTCAACTCCCCTGGGGAGGAGCCCACGCCCCACAGgaaacctgcctcctctgcctcctcgtcctcgtcctcgtcctccCTGGAcgcagctggggcctccctggccACGCTCCCGGGAggctctgccccacagccccggccctctctgcctctctcctccaccaTGCGTCTGGGGCCCGTGGTCGCCAAGGCCCTGAGTACCTCTTGCCTTGTTTGCTGCCTCTGTCAAAACCCCGCCAACTTCAAGGACCTTGGGGACCTCTGTGGGCCCTACTACCCCGAACACTGCCTCCCCAAAAAGAAGCCAAAACTCAAGGAGAAGGTGCGGCCGGAGGGCACCTGTGAGGAGGCCTCCCTGCCCCTCGAGAGAACACTCAAGGGCCTCGAGTGtgcagccgccgccgctgccaGCAAAGCCCCCCGGCCCGACGGCTCTGCTGACCCGGCCAAGCAGGGTTCGCTGCGCACCAGTGCCCGGGGCCTGTCCCGGAGGCTGCAGAGCTGCTACTGCTGTGACGGGCGAGGGGATGGCAGTGAGGAGGCGGCCCCGGTTGCTGACAAGACCCGCAAGCATGAGTGCAGCAAGGAGGCCCCAGCGGAGCCTGGCGGGGACACCCAGGAGCACTGGGTGCACGAGGCCTGCGCTGTGTGGACGGGTGGGGTCTACCTGGTGGCCGGGAAGCTCTTTGGGCTGCAGGAGGCCATGAAGGTGGCCTTGGACATG ACTTGTTCCAGCTGCCAAGAAGCCGGGGCCACCATCGGCTGCTGCCACAAAGGATGCGTGCACACCTACCACTACCCGTGTGCCAGCGATGCAG GTTGCACGTTCACGGAAGATAACTTTTCTCTGAAATGCCCCAAGCATAAG AGGCTTCCGTTGTAA